The genomic window GCATTGTCGCCGGCGGTCTCGTGGTAATAGAACGCGCCGCCAAGGAACTGCACCTGCGAGGTGTTGCCGATCAGCTGGAACTCCTGGCTGTACTGGTGCTGGTACACCTGGGCCAGGCTGTAGCGGCCGAACGGCGTACCGGCGCCACCATAGGCCGAAATCGCATCGACCAGGCCCATGTCGAACTGGCCCTGGGTCAGTTCGCGGTAGGAACTGATCGACTTCAGCTCCAGGTTCTCGTTCAGCGTCCACGATACGTTCAACAGATGGCCGCTGGTGCGCCCGATGTTGTCCTCCTGCGGGCCGCCGAGGATGGCGCTGTCGCGGCGGTCAAGGCTCGCTCCGGCCTGCTGCAGTGGACTCAGGTAGGCCCCCGGCACCAGCACCTGGGTGTGGTAGGGCGTGGTGGCGTCGTAGGAGCGGTCGAACGCGTACAGCAGCGAGACATCATCGCTGGGCTGCCACAGCGCACTCAGCCGCGCGCCGCGCTTGTCATAGCTGTTGAAGTCACGCTCGCCGCGCATCGGGTTGTCGGTGGTGCCGTCACGCCTGGCCTGCACGGCGTCGATCTTGAAGCTGACATCGCCGACCTTGGGCAGGTCCAGGTGCAGCGCGCTGTTGTAGCCGCTGAAGTTGGACACCCCCGCGCTGACGCTGCCGCCAAACTCGCCGGTCGGCGCCTTGGTCACGATGCTCACCGCGCCGCCTTCGGTATTGCGGCCGAACAGCGTGCCCTGCGGGCCCTTCAGCACCTCGATGCGCTCCACGTCGTAGAGCATGCTGCCCAGGCCCTGTGCGCGGCCCATGAACACGCCATCGACATAGATGCCGACACCGGCATCGCGCGCCGGCTGGTTGGCATCGCCCGAGGCACCGATACCACGGATGCCGATGTTCAGCGCCGAACTGCGGGTGGCGAACGGGGTGACCCGCAGTGAAGGAATGGAGCCATCGGACAGGCTGCCCAGCGAGATCGCCGAGCGGTCCTTGAGCGCTTCGGCATCCGCCACCGACACCGAGATCGGCGTCTCCTGCAGGTTGGTGGCGCGCTTCTGCGCGGTCACGACCACCTGGTCGAGGGCCACCACCGTGCGCGCGGCATCGGCAGAGGGTGCGCCGGCGCCGGCAGGCGCGTCTTCGGCGTGGGCCAGCCCCGGCAACGCGGCGGCAATGGCAAGGGACAGCAGCGGACGGTGCAACGTGGAAGGGCGCATCGATCTCGTTCACGGAAGGAGGAGGCCGGCGCAGTCTGGGCGGCGCGAATTACAAATGAATGACCGTTCATTCACACCTTTTGTGACGTACTATCCCGCCTCTGGATGCCACGACCTCACGCAATGACGCCGAAGACCGCTCTCCCCTCGCCTGCCGATACACCGCTTGCCGCCCATGCCGAAGCACAGCGCCGCCGCATCCTGGATGCCGCGCAGACCTGCTTCATCCAGCGTGGTTTCCACGCCGGGTCGATCGCCGACATCGCGGCCGAGGCGGAGATCAGCCAAGGGCTGATGTACCGGTATTTCGCCAACAAACGCGCCCTGATCCTGGCCCTGATCGAGCGCCAGCTGCGCCACGACCAGGCCTCGATCAGCGAGATGCCGGCGGCGGCCGATCTGGCCGACGGCCTGCTCGCCTGCTACCAGCAATGGGCCCGCGGCGAGGTGCTGCCGATCCATGGCAATGCCATCGCCAGCGTGGCGTTGTACGCGGAAATCAACGCCGAAGCGCATCGTGACCCGGCGTTGGCCGAGGTGCTTCGGACCCATGACAGGCAGATCAGCGCGGCCATCCACGCCTGGTTGCGCGCGCATGACCAGGCACGGGGCCGGATCATCGACGAAGCCGCCATCGCCGGCCGCACCCTGCTGTTGCGGGTGCTGGTGGAAGGCCTGGCCATGCGCGCGGTGCGCGACCCGGATCTGGCCCCGGCGCTGGTGCGCGGCATGCTGGTCGATGCGATCGCCAGGGTGATGCCCGACTGATCCGGGTCCGGCATGCCCATCGCCGCCGGATCATCACACGGCCTAGCGTCCCGGCGGCTCTATGCTCCGCCCCGCACGCGAACCGGCGTGCCGGCCCCAGGAGCCTGCCATGATCGCCCTTGCCCGCACCTGCCTGTCTGTCCTGTGCTGCCTCGCCCTGCCCGCGCTGGCCCAGGACGCCTCCGTCCAGATTGACCAGCAGAGCAGCAGCCAGTCGACCCTCGCCACGCAGACCACCGACACCCGCTGGACCACCTCCGGATCCGTTGGCACCGGATCGGATGCGTCCAGCCAGGACAGCACGACGTCCGCCAACGTCGGATCGATCACCACCCAGACCCGTAGCAGCGGCAGTTCGCAGTCCGAGTCACGCGAACGCAGCACCGACGTTGGCATCGATCTGGGCGGTGCTGACCGCCACGATGACGATTGGGGCAGCGACCGCAGGCGCGGCACCGTGCGCGAAGGCGATCTGTTCGGCAGCTGGACGCTGGGCCAGGAGAGCGGCAACAGCTGCACCATCCAGCTGAAGGACAGCACCTGGTTCGGTGGCTACGGCGCCTGGGTGCCGGCGGGGTGCCCGGATGGCTTCTTCTCGGCCAATCGCTGGCTGCTGTCGGGCAACCAGCTGCTGCTCACCGATACCGACAACACCGTGCTCGGGCGCTTCCACCCGAGTGGCGGCGGGCGCTGGACGGGGCGGCGTGAGTCCGATGGCGCGCGGTTGTATCTGAATCCGCAGGGGCGTTGACCGCCCAGGCCGCCGATGGGCCCGGTGACGGAAGGCCGCCACCGGGGCACCCGCTAGCCGGCGATGACAGCGAGGCGCTCGTTCACTGCATCGGCGTACTGCTCGATCTGCTCGGGTGTGGAGAAGTACAGGAACGCGTGCGCTCCGTGAATGATGTTGGCATTCCATTGCCGGACCTTGGCTGCGCCGACAACCTCGGTCCGCAGCGACGCCGCCCCCTGCCCGATGTGATCGATCCCCATCGCCAGTGTCGGCGTCAGTGGCATGAATCTGCTGATGTCGCGCACGCTCTTCAGCGGATGCACCCACTGCACCGCAGGATTGTCCGAGTTGATCAGCCGCTCATCGCCGGTGTCGTAGAGCGTGATCTGGAACCCCTCGGCAATGATGTCCGATGCCATCGCCTGCGCATCGGCGACCAGGCGTATCTTGAAATAGTCTTCCGACTGCGTTTCGCTCAGAACAACACCGTCGTAGGTGAGCCCCCTGATCCGGTCCATCACCCGCCTGCGCATCAGGGGAGTACGGAGATGCTGCATGCAATGGAGCTTCACCAGCGACTCGAGCGTTTTCGCGGAAAGCGGGCCGCGACAGGACTCACGGATCTCCTTCAGCGCCTCGCCGGTGGCCGTCTCCCATCGGTCATACTGGCCCTCGATGAAGCGCTTGTTGCGCTGCATCGGCTCCGCTTCGGCAGCGCTTGAAAGTTCCTCCAGATAGCGTGCGTACACCGCGCCTGCACCGTCCTGCTTGACGATATCGGAAAAGGTGTACATGACCAGCTGGATGACCACCGGATCCGGATGGAAGGAATAGAAATAGTTCTCGCCGCCCGTGTTCTTCGCGGACGAGGTATTCACCTGGTTCCTGTGCAGATCGTAGCTCCGCACCTGGCCGGAGACTTCCCAGCTTCTCAGGTAGGCACTGTGAACGTAGTGATTGTATTTGTGGTTGCTCACGGACAGGCAGATCCTTCCATGGGCGGTCAAGAAACATCCCTGCGTGGCGCGCAATGACCGGAAATGTCACGCCACCGGGACATCATGGCCCGGATGATGAGCGCTCCGCCACCTCAGCCGTTGCCATGGCTACCCCCACCGGTTCGCGCCTGGTCATCTACGCCGCACTCGCCGGCAACCTGGCCATTGCCATCGCCAAGTTCGTCGCCGCCGGCCTGTCCGGCAGCTCGGCCATGCTCAGCGAGGGCGTGCATTCGCTGGTCGATACCATCAACGAGCTGTTGTTGCTGTATGGCCTGCACCGCGCCGGGAAAGCACCCGACACGCTGCATCCCTTCGGCTATGGGCGTGAGCTGTACTTCTGGAGCTTCATCGTCGCGCTGCTGGTGTTCGCTGCCGGCGCCGGCGTGTCGGCGTACGAGGGCATCCAGCACATCC from Stenotrophomonas sp. 704A1 includes these protein-coding regions:
- a CDS encoding TonB-dependent receptor, whose protein sequence is MRPSTLHRPLLSLAIAAALPGLAHAEDAPAGAGAPSADAARTVVALDQVVVTAQKRATNLQETPISVSVADAEALKDRSAISLGSLSDGSIPSLRVTPFATRSSALNIGIRGIGASGDANQPARDAGVGIYVDGVFMGRAQGLGSMLYDVERIEVLKGPQGTLFGRNTEGGAVSIVTKAPTGEFGGSVSAGVSNFSGYNSALHLDLPKVGDVSFKIDAVQARRDGTTDNPMRGERDFNSYDKRGARLSALWQPSDDVSLLYAFDRSYDATTPYHTQVLVPGAYLSPLQQAGASLDRRDSAILGGPQEDNIGRTSGHLLNVSWTLNENLELKSISSYRELTQGQFDMGLVDAISAYGGAGTPFGRYSLAQVYQHQYSQEFQLIGNTSQVQFLGGAFYYHETAGDNAQTPNMLVWGPGGNSYTVNPATNPLDLSRVRIDRASKAWTDSLGVFGQATWTPEALQRLHLTAGGRYTRDDKKGSLYIVNGAATNLAFKDRWSRFDPMVNIAYDLGEHAMVYARYSTGFKAGGANSRSTNYTAFGPEEVTAYELGFKSQFWDNRARLNLAVFDSTIAHKQMDFSLPFDPNSGETRTTMVTTNALSDGTSRGAELEFNVMPVDNLTLGLNYAYTRIDAQTATDPFGAGVQVTVQPLLAPKNAGSLAVDYLVPFANFSALKFHVDGNWSDGYYTSEYDQMLTDSSFVVNARVALVDVPVNSTGTTMSFSLWARNLLDEQHLFYKLNSPALGQTGIFNDPRTFGLDVAVNF
- a CDS encoding TetR/AcrR family transcriptional regulator codes for the protein MTPKTALPSPADTPLAAHAEAQRRRILDAAQTCFIQRGFHAGSIADIAAEAEISQGLMYRYFANKRALILALIERQLRHDQASISEMPAAADLADGLLACYQQWARGEVLPIHGNAIASVALYAEINAEAHRDPALAEVLRTHDRQISAAIHAWLRAHDQARGRIIDEAAIAGRTLLLRVLVEGLAMRAVRDPDLAPALVRGMLVDAIARVMPD
- a CDS encoding AprI/Inh family metalloprotease inhibitor, whose product is MIALARTCLSVLCCLALPALAQDASVQIDQQSSSQSTLATQTTDTRWTTSGSVGTGSDASSQDSTTSANVGSITTQTRSSGSSQSESRERSTDVGIDLGGADRHDDDWGSDRRRGTVREGDLFGSWTLGQESGNSCTIQLKDSTWFGGYGAWVPAGCPDGFFSANRWLLSGNQLLLTDTDNTVLGRFHPSGGGRWTGRRESDGARLYLNPQGR
- a CDS encoding DUF4238 domain-containing protein; this translates as MSNHKYNHYVHSAYLRSWEVSGQVRSYDLHRNQVNTSSAKNTGGENYFYSFHPDPVVIQLVMYTFSDIVKQDGAGAVYARYLEELSSAAEAEPMQRNKRFIEGQYDRWETATGEALKEIRESCRGPLSAKTLESLVKLHCMQHLRTPLMRRRVMDRIRGLTYDGVVLSETQSEDYFKIRLVADAQAMASDIIAEGFQITLYDTGDERLINSDNPAVQWVHPLKSVRDISRFMPLTPTLAMGIDHIGQGAASLRTEVVGAAKVRQWNANIIHGAHAFLYFSTPEQIEQYADAVNERLAVIAG